One window of Sporosarcina sp. 6E9 genomic DNA carries:
- a CDS encoding HPr family phosphocarrier protein — MMEKEVEVKMKPGLQARQAALFVQEANRFAADIFLKKDDRQVNAKSIMGIMSLAIAQGTKVTLMAKGSDEEKALSSLAELVEREK; from the coding sequence ATGATGGAAAAAGAAGTAGAAGTCAAAATGAAGCCTGGGCTTCAAGCAAGGCAAGCGGCATTATTCGTGCAGGAAGCGAATCGATTTGCGGCGGATATCTTTTTGAAAAAAGATGACCGCCAAGTGAATGCAAAAAGTATCATGGGCATCATGAGTTTGGCGATTGCGCAAGGAACAAAAGTCACCCTGATGGCAAAGGGAAGTGATGAGGAGAAAGCGCTTTCGTCTCTTGCTGAACTAGTTGAGCGTGAAAAATAA
- the clpP gene encoding ATP-dependent Clp endopeptidase proteolytic subunit ClpP has product MMLIPTVIEQTSRGERAYDIYSRLLKDRIIMLGSAIDDNVANSLVAQLLFLEAEDPEKDISIYINSPGGSITAGMAIFDTMQFIKPDIQTICIGMSASMGAFLLAAGTKGKRYALPNAEVMIHQPLGGAQGQATEIEIAAKRILFLREKLNTILAERTGQPIDVIAADTERDNFMTAERAKEYGLIDHIITRSDMKENK; this is encoded by the coding sequence ATTATGTTAATACCTACAGTAATTGAACAAACAAGCCGCGGGGAACGTGCTTATGATATCTACTCCCGTTTGTTGAAAGACCGGATTATCATGCTCGGAAGCGCAATTGATGATAATGTTGCGAACTCGCTTGTTGCTCAGCTTCTATTCCTTGAGGCAGAGGATCCAGAAAAAGACATTTCAATCTACATTAATAGCCCGGGTGGAAGCATCACAGCCGGTATGGCAATTTTCGATACGATGCAATTCATTAAACCTGATATCCAAACAATCTGTATTGGAATGTCAGCATCGATGGGTGCATTCCTTCTAGCGGCCGGTACTAAAGGTAAACGATACGCTTTACCGAATGCTGAAGTCATGATTCACCAACCACTTGGCGGTGCACAAGGGCAAGCAACGGAGATTGAGATTGCTGCGAAACGAATTCTATTCCTTCGCGAGAAGCTCAATACAATCCTTGCTGAACGTACAGGACAACCGATTGATGTAATCGCAGCTGATACAGAACGCGATAACTTCATGACAGCTGAACGCGCAAAAGAATATGGTCTCATCGATCACATCATCACGCGCAGCGATATGAAAGAAAACAAATAA
- a CDS encoding lipopolysaccharide assembly protein LapB has protein sequence MDKKQTPDDNKIITFIPDGRFYYDKAIRSMNRDRFDEAHKYLKRATELSPNDPQILMQYGVLIMEEGRFDEAHEILLTSYSLNPEENEVIFYLAEIHAHLGLLKDARKYAEKYLLKDPQGSFGDECREIIDFVEQKEKYMDEDDDVDKEVYFLQEKARRLMESGNFKEAIELLESIITDYPEFWAAYNNLALAYFYVGKKKKATTLLHEVLEKNHGNLHALCNLAVFYYYEKKEEKLASLLELLMKIKPYLIEHRYKLGATFALVGKHAEAFHLLRGIQKNGFEGDAGFYFWLAHAAYFTGHEQIAKKSYASLIDIDPSKEGFEPWKDLTEDFEPNSVEQDRNFLLGKIRNEYRSERMLGFYLLGKSAHKQEIISHPSYIIVEELSDVERLFLASGLNYEFMPETTFDRSFIRALETTELLYANYQPLNHEATHLFQMWFTLCESALLRSYQFSNPKGLASAADYMFQSARYTGVTKKAMAEKYGISTPTLTKYVNELMEFLPHLNS, from the coding sequence TTGGATAAAAAACAAACACCAGATGATAATAAAATAATAACATTTATTCCTGACGGTAGATTTTATTATGATAAAGCGATTCGGTCTATGAACAGGGACCGTTTCGATGAAGCGCATAAATATTTGAAAAGGGCTACAGAGTTGAGCCCGAATGATCCGCAAATTCTTATGCAATACGGCGTTCTTATTATGGAAGAAGGTCGTTTTGATGAGGCGCATGAGATTTTGCTGACCTCGTATTCACTTAATCCAGAAGAGAACGAGGTTATTTTCTATTTAGCTGAAATTCATGCACATCTAGGTTTATTAAAAGATGCAAGAAAGTATGCCGAAAAGTACTTGTTAAAAGATCCCCAGGGATCCTTTGGTGACGAATGCAGGGAGATAATTGACTTTGTCGAACAAAAAGAGAAGTACATGGACGAAGATGACGATGTAGATAAGGAAGTGTACTTTCTCCAGGAAAAAGCGCGTCGCCTTATGGAATCAGGAAATTTTAAAGAAGCTATTGAATTGCTTGAATCGATTATTACGGATTATCCTGAATTTTGGGCGGCTTATAATAATCTTGCATTGGCCTATTTTTACGTCGGGAAAAAGAAGAAAGCGACTACGCTCCTTCATGAGGTATTAGAAAAAAATCACGGTAACCTTCATGCTTTATGTAATCTTGCTGTTTTTTATTATTATGAAAAAAAAGAGGAGAAATTAGCTTCTTTGCTTGAATTGCTTATGAAAATCAAGCCGTATTTAATTGAACATCGATATAAACTTGGGGCAACTTTTGCGCTTGTTGGTAAGCACGCTGAAGCGTTCCATTTGCTGAGAGGGATTCAAAAGAATGGTTTTGAAGGGGACGCCGGTTTTTATTTTTGGTTGGCGCATGCTGCCTACTTCACTGGCCACGAACAGATTGCGAAAAAGTCCTATGCTAGCCTGATTGACATAGACCCTTCCAAAGAAGGTTTCGAACCATGGAAGGATCTTACAGAAGACTTTGAACCCAATTCCGTTGAGCAAGATCGAAACTTCTTGCTTGGAAAAATTCGAAATGAGTATAGAAGTGAGCGCATGTTGGGTTTCTATCTTCTAGGGAAATCCGCGCATAAGCAAGAAATCATATCGCATCCGTCATATATTATTGTTGAAGAACTAAGTGATGTTGAACGATTATTTCTGGCTAGTGGACTGAATTATGAATTCATGCCCGAAACGACATTTGATCGTTCATTTATACGTGCGTTAGAAACGACGGAGTTATTATACGCAAACTACCAACCGTTAAATCATGAAGCGACTCATCTTTTTCAAATGTGGTTTACACTGTGTGAAAGTGCGTTATTAAGATCATACCAGTTCTCTAATCCAAAAGGGCTAGCTTCTGCGGCTGATTATATGTTTCAGTCTGCACGCTACACAGGTGTTACCAAAAAAGCGATGGCAGAAAAGTATGGGATCTCAACGCCGACGTTGACAAAATACGTGAATGAATTAATGGAGTTTTTGCCGCATTTGAATTCTTAA
- a CDS encoding NUDIX domain-containing protein, with product MQRIANLLVVKDNHVLLLKKPRRGWYVAPGGKMDSGESIYEAAVREFTEETGTTPINPHLKGVYTMMIKDDADKIVKDEWMLYTFVAHDLEGVPFETTTEGKLDWHPVESLHTLPMAEGDRTNLLFAVSESGMQYGTFYYTEQFKLLNEKLQKSVGGGY from the coding sequence ATGCAAAGAATTGCAAATTTATTGGTAGTAAAAGACAATCATGTATTATTATTAAAGAAGCCGCGACGAGGCTGGTACGTAGCCCCAGGTGGGAAAATGGATTCTGGTGAATCTATATATGAAGCCGCGGTACGAGAGTTTACTGAGGAGACGGGAACAACACCGATTAACCCTCATTTAAAAGGCGTCTATACGATGATGATTAAAGACGACGCTGATAAAATTGTTAAGGACGAATGGATGCTTTATACATTCGTCGCTCATGACCTGGAAGGCGTTCCTTTTGAAACAACAACGGAAGGGAAACTTGACTGGCATCCTGTCGAAAGTTTACATACGCTTCCAATGGCCGAAGGAGATCGAACGAATTTATTGTTTGCAGTTTCTGAATCTGGAATGCAATACGGAACGTTCTATTACACGGAACAATTCAAGCTGTTAAACGAAAAGCTTCAAAAGTCTGTGGGAGGGGGATATTAA
- a CDS encoding BCCT family transporter — protein sequence MKPKKSTTDWPVLIISGGLLLVFVLASLINTEFVTNAVNVSFAVAIKYFGAFWQVVLLGTFFVAIGIAISSYGKVRLGMIDKPQIGKFKWIAMIMTTLLAGGGVFWAAAEPMHHFISTPPTFDGIQSSTIDAIIPALAQSYLHWGFLAWAILGTLSTIVLMYAHYHRGMPLKPRSLLYPIFGEKIMKNSMLGTAVDAFSIISVAAGTIGPIGFLGLQAAYGMEAIIGVPNNMVTQILIIVGVVAIATISAITGLRKGIQFLSNLNIILTLILMVFVLLLGPGGFIIDMFLSSSGVHLQEFIRISTFRGDSEWLGIWTIFFWGWFLGYGPMMGIFISTISRGRTIRELVVAIAIIAPIVTCFWFTVVGGSGIFYELLQPGIISDALNSSGMPAAMIAITQQLPLSVIMAPAFLIVTILFVVTTGDSMSYTISVAITGDGSPPKSMRVFWAIIMGSVAIVLLAIGEGSIGAIQSFIVVAAVPVSFILLPLIWTAPKVAGILAREQFIRKNDSKNESV from the coding sequence ATGAAACCAAAAAAGTCGACAACGGACTGGCCCGTACTGATTATTAGCGGGGGACTATTATTAGTTTTTGTTCTTGCGTCGCTTATAAATACAGAATTCGTCACAAATGCAGTGAATGTTTCATTTGCGGTAGCAATAAAATACTTTGGGGCATTTTGGCAAGTCGTGCTTCTAGGCACTTTTTTCGTTGCGATTGGCATAGCGATTTCTAGTTATGGAAAAGTACGTCTAGGTATGATTGATAAACCTCAAATAGGAAAGTTTAAATGGATAGCGATGATTATGACAACGCTACTGGCTGGCGGGGGTGTGTTTTGGGCTGCCGCTGAACCTATGCATCATTTTATCAGTACGCCACCTACATTTGATGGCATTCAATCAAGCACTATAGATGCAATCATACCAGCACTTGCACAAAGCTATTTGCACTGGGGTTTTCTTGCTTGGGCAATACTTGGGACATTGAGCACAATCGTCTTAATGTATGCACATTATCATAGGGGAATGCCTTTAAAACCACGGTCCCTACTTTATCCTATTTTTGGTGAAAAAATCATGAAAAATAGTATGCTCGGTACGGCAGTGGATGCTTTTTCCATTATTTCTGTTGCAGCTGGAACAATAGGACCAATCGGTTTTCTAGGGCTGCAAGCGGCATATGGGATGGAAGCGATAATTGGGGTTCCGAATAACATGGTAACGCAAATCCTTATTATTGTAGGCGTCGTGGCAATTGCGACAATTTCTGCTATCACTGGCCTACGCAAGGGAATTCAATTTTTAAGTAATTTAAATATAATTTTAACGCTAATTTTAATGGTTTTTGTTTTGTTACTTGGACCAGGTGGCTTTATTATTGATATGTTTCTATCTTCATCAGGTGTTCATCTTCAAGAGTTTATTCGCATAAGTACTTTCCGTGGTGACTCTGAGTGGCTTGGTATCTGGACAATATTCTTTTGGGGTTGGTTTTTAGGTTATGGTCCAATGATGGGTATTTTCATATCAACGATTTCACGAGGAAGAACAATAAGAGAACTTGTTGTAGCAATTGCTATTATTGCACCAATCGTGACCTGTTTCTGGTTTACCGTAGTCGGAGGATCTGGTATTTTCTATGAGCTGCTTCAGCCAGGTATTATTTCAGATGCACTGAATAGTTCAGGAATGCCAGCTGCTATGATTGCGATAACGCAGCAACTACCCCTAAGCGTTATTATGGCACCCGCATTTTTAATTGTCACGATATTATTTGTAGTGACTACAGGTGATTCGATGTCCTATACAATTTCGGTAGCGATTACGGGTGACGGTAGCCCGCCGAAGAGTATGCGTGTTTTTTGGGCAATCATCATGGGCTCGGTGGCAATTGTATTGCTAGCAATTGGTGAGGGAAGTATCGGTGCGATTCAGTCGTTTATAGTTGTAGCAGCTGTTCCTGTATCGTTTATATTATTACCGTTGATATGGACCGCACCCAAGGTTGCAGGTATATTGGCTCGGGAACAATTTATTCGGAAAAATGATTCCAAAAATGAATCTGTATAA
- the lgt gene encoding prolipoprotein diacylglyceryl transferase, which translates to MIHILSINPVAFHIGSIPVRWYGILIALGIVLAFIVVQREMVKRGMHPDFLTDLLVWAVPISIISARIYYVIFSWDYYKDNPGQIIQIWEGGIAIHGALIGAFITTYIYTKRRGISFWKTVDIAAPGLLIGQIIGRWGNFMNQEAHGGPVSEHFLNTTIIPDWIMNQMTINGVTYHPTFLYESMWNLFGLIILLLLRRVSLKRGEMFLFYLTWYSFGRYFIEGMRTDSLMGGALRTAQVVSVLTIIIAVIFFVIRRYVRKVNETYQDN; encoded by the coding sequence ATGATCCACATATTATCTATTAACCCAGTCGCTTTCCATATTGGCTCAATACCGGTTCGTTGGTACGGTATTTTAATTGCACTTGGCATTGTACTTGCTTTTATCGTTGTTCAACGCGAAATGGTGAAAAGGGGAATGCATCCTGACTTTTTAACGGATTTACTGGTGTGGGCAGTACCGATTTCAATCATTAGTGCGCGCATTTATTATGTCATATTTTCTTGGGATTATTATAAGGATAATCCGGGGCAAATTATTCAAATATGGGAAGGCGGAATCGCCATCCATGGTGCACTCATTGGTGCATTTATAACGACTTATATTTATACAAAACGTCGTGGGATTTCTTTTTGGAAAACAGTTGATATAGCAGCACCGGGTCTATTGATTGGCCAAATTATCGGAAGATGGGGCAACTTCATGAACCAGGAAGCGCATGGTGGTCCTGTTTCGGAACACTTTTTGAATACGACAATCATTCCGGACTGGATTATGAATCAAATGACGATAAACGGCGTGACCTATCATCCGACGTTTTTATATGAATCCATGTGGAATCTGTTTGGACTCATCATCTTATTGCTACTTCGCCGGGTTTCATTAAAACGGGGCGAAATGTTTTTGTTTTACTTAACTTGGTACTCATTTGGCCGCTATTTTATAGAGGGCATGCGTACCGATAGTTTGATGGGAGGAGCTTTGCGCACTGCGCAAGTTGTCTCAGTTTTAACAATCATTATTGCAGTCATATTTTTCGTCATCAGACGTTATGTTCGGAAAGTTAACGAAACATACCAAGATAACTAA
- the yvcK gene encoding gluconeogenesis factor YvcK family protein — MPHSGEKKKVVIFGGGTGLATLVRGLKKYPVEITAVVTVADDGGSSGRLLDEYDIPPPGDVRNVMAALSDVEPLIEKMFQYRFASSKDLKGHSLGNLMLAAMTNITGDFARAVEQMSHILNIQGKVLPAANQRITLHAELEDGTIVTGESKIPVYGRRIRKVYLSPTEVKPLPETIQALRNADLVIFGPGSLYTSILPTILVQAIRDAVMECSAKKVYICNLTTQAGETFEYSASEHVKALYDHAGGAFIDTVLLNTTDFTTLYEEGEYKGPPSPVEHDMAELEKLVPNVVKREIATLIDGQIRHESKEVASWLIQYMESTAGKKKM; from the coding sequence ATGCCGCACTCGGGGGAAAAAAAGAAGGTTGTAATTTTCGGTGGAGGAACCGGGCTGGCGACACTAGTTCGCGGATTGAAGAAATATCCAGTTGAAATTACAGCAGTTGTTACAGTTGCAGACGACGGCGGCAGTTCTGGCAGGCTACTCGATGAATATGATATACCACCTCCAGGAGATGTTCGTAATGTTATGGCTGCATTATCGGATGTAGAGCCACTAATCGAGAAGATGTTTCAATACAGATTTGCAAGTTCGAAAGATTTAAAAGGTCATTCTCTTGGAAATTTAATGCTTGCTGCGATGACGAATATTACTGGAGATTTTGCGCGTGCTGTGGAACAGATGAGTCATATATTAAATATCCAAGGAAAAGTTCTTCCAGCTGCTAATCAAAGAATTACATTACATGCGGAGCTGGAAGACGGGACAATCGTAACCGGAGAGTCGAAAATCCCAGTTTATGGTCGACGTATTCGTAAAGTGTACTTGTCTCCAACAGAAGTTAAGCCATTACCTGAGACAATCCAAGCACTTAGGAATGCCGATTTAGTGATTTTTGGTCCGGGAAGTTTATATACGAGCATATTACCGACAATACTTGTTCAAGCGATTCGCGATGCGGTAATGGAATGTTCGGCTAAAAAGGTGTATATTTGCAACTTGACGACGCAAGCTGGAGAAACTTTTGAATACTCGGCCTCAGAACATGTTAAAGCCCTATACGATCACGCGGGTGGGGCATTTATAGATACAGTCTTATTAAATACGACGGATTTTACTACACTCTATGAAGAAGGCGAATACAAAGGGCCGCCATCGCCTGTTGAACATGATATGGCGGAATTAGAAAAACTGGTCCCGAATGTCGTTAAAAGAGAAATTGCTACATTGATTGATGGTCAAATCCGCCACGAATCTAAAGAAGTTGCTTCATGGCTTATTCAATATATGGAAAGCACGGCAGGCAAGAAAAAGATGTGA
- the whiA gene encoding DNA-binding protein WhiA, giving the protein MSFASRTKKELTQIEGEDCCTRSEVAAFIRMNGSVSFSNKSLSLDVQTENAAIARRLYSNLRRLYPYKIELLVRKKMQLKKNNVYICRIREGAKPLLKDLLILTGTFEFKNEISQELVKDKCCQRAYLRGAFLAGGSVNNPKTSSYHLEIFSIYKEHSEALVDLMNEFHLNAKSIERKNGYIAYLKEAEKISDFLRIVGAHSALMKFEDIRILRDMRNSVNRLVNCETANMNKTISAAQRQVGNIEYIQRTIGLDQLPDRLQEIAHLRVEHQDITLKELGELVSGASVSKSGVNHRLRKIEEIADNLRNGEIGIT; this is encoded by the coding sequence ATGTCTTTCGCATCAAGAACTAAAAAGGAACTTACGCAAATCGAAGGGGAAGACTGTTGCACACGTTCGGAAGTCGCGGCATTTATCCGCATGAACGGCTCGGTATCTTTTTCAAATAAATCATTAAGTCTAGATGTCCAAACTGAAAATGCCGCGATTGCGCGGCGTCTCTATTCGAATTTAAGGCGTCTTTATCCATATAAAATTGAATTACTCGTAAGAAAAAAAATGCAATTGAAGAAAAATAATGTGTATATTTGCCGAATTCGTGAAGGTGCAAAACCGTTGCTTAAAGATTTACTTATTCTTACCGGAACTTTCGAATTTAAGAATGAGATTTCTCAGGAGTTAGTCAAAGATAAATGTTGCCAACGCGCGTATCTTCGGGGCGCATTTCTCGCGGGAGGATCGGTAAATAATCCGAAGACCTCATCCTATCATTTGGAGATATTCTCGATTTATAAGGAACACAGTGAAGCCCTTGTAGATTTGATGAATGAATTTCATTTGAATGCGAAATCAATTGAACGTAAAAATGGCTACATTGCTTATTTAAAAGAAGCTGAAAAGATATCCGATTTTTTAAGAATCGTCGGTGCGCACTCAGCGTTGATGAAATTTGAAGATATACGTATATTACGAGATATGCGTAATAGTGTAAATCGACTTGTTAACTGCGAAACAGCGAATATGAATAAAACGATTAGCGCAGCGCAACGACAAGTCGGGAATATCGAATACATTCAACGGACAATCGGATTGGATCAATTACCTGATAGGTTACAGGAAATCGCGCATTTACGCGTAGAACATCAAGACATCACGTTGAAGGAACTCGGAGAACTTGTTTCTGGTGCTTCGGTTAGTAAATCTGGCGTGAATCATCGATTAAGAAAAATAGAAGAAATTGCGGACAATCTTCGTAATGGCGAAATTGGCATTACGTAA
- the rapZ gene encoding RNase adapter RapZ, which translates to MTENENGINNNDVELVIITGMSGAGKTVAMQSFEDLGFYCIDNLPPELLVTFLDLMMKSDNPMRRIAAVMDTRGGDLFDSLIGAFDDLLNAEGVSSRILFLDANDEALVKRYKESRRSHPLSEGGLLLEGIRKERLLLSELKGRARSIYDTSDLLPRELREKIIAEFSSRTDSVFTLNFISFGFKHGMPIDADVVFDVRFLPNPFYIKELKPQTGLDKDVSEYVLKWGETQILLQKLTDLFKFLIPQYKNEGKSQVIIAFGCTGGQHRSVTLAEYFGAHFDEEYRTFITHRDIEKRKG; encoded by the coding sequence ATGACAGAAAATGAAAATGGTATAAACAATAACGATGTGGAACTTGTCATTATTACAGGTATGTCAGGCGCGGGGAAGACGGTTGCCATGCAAAGTTTTGAGGATCTCGGTTTTTATTGTATTGATAACTTGCCTCCGGAGTTGCTCGTGACTTTTCTTGATTTGATGATGAAATCAGACAATCCAATGCGACGGATTGCGGCTGTTATGGATACGCGCGGAGGTGATTTGTTTGATTCACTTATCGGTGCGTTTGATGACTTGTTAAATGCGGAAGGTGTGTCATCAAGAATATTATTCTTGGATGCAAATGATGAAGCGCTCGTTAAGCGTTACAAAGAAAGCAGGCGTTCACATCCACTTTCAGAAGGCGGTTTATTGCTAGAGGGTATTCGTAAAGAAAGACTGTTGCTTTCAGAGTTAAAAGGTCGCGCTCGTTCAATCTACGATACATCCGACTTACTCCCACGTGAATTAAGGGAGAAAATTATAGCGGAGTTTTCTTCTAGAACAGATTCTGTATTTACATTGAATTTTATATCCTTTGGATTCAAACATGGAATGCCAATTGATGCGGATGTTGTGTTCGATGTGCGTTTTCTACCGAATCCATTTTATATTAAAGAGTTAAAACCACAAACAGGACTTGATAAAGACGTATCTGAGTATGTTCTGAAGTGGGGCGAAACCCAAATTCTTCTTCAAAAGCTGACTGACCTGTTTAAGTTTCTAATTCCACAGTATAAAAACGAAGGAAAATCTCAAGTTATTATCGCGTTTGGATGTACTGGCGGACAACATCGTTCAGTAACACTTGCTGAATATTTTGGTGCCCATTTTGACGAGGAATATCGGACATTCATAACTCATCGGGATATCGAAAAGAGAAAGGGTTGA
- the ppaX gene encoding pyrophosphatase PpaX — protein sequence MTKKLTTLLFDFDGTLLDTNELIFQTFEHVLGKHYPGKYERDEILHFNGPKLSETFGLINPEKVDELIQEYREWNIANHDRLAFEFDGVSETMRKLKDAGYKMGIVSTKRNDMIYKGLKLLDVEGVFDVVIGMDDVEKTKPDPEPILLALKRLDADREEALMIGDNYHDIVGGQNAGVHTAAVAWSAKGEAFLQKYHPDYMLHHISDLLAIVNGEGN from the coding sequence ATGACAAAAAAACTAACAACATTATTATTTGATTTTGATGGCACATTGCTTGACACAAATGAGTTGATTTTCCAAACATTTGAGCATGTCCTTGGCAAGCATTATCCAGGAAAGTATGAAAGAGATGAAATCCTACATTTTAACGGCCCGAAACTATCTGAAACATTTGGTTTAATCAATCCCGAAAAAGTAGACGAACTCATTCAAGAATACAGGGAATGGAATATTGCGAATCACGATAGGCTTGCGTTTGAGTTTGATGGTGTCTCTGAAACGATGCGAAAATTAAAGGATGCCGGTTATAAAATGGGCATCGTGTCAACAAAGAGAAACGATATGATTTATAAAGGGTTAAAGCTTCTGGATGTTGAAGGCGTTTTTGATGTCGTCATTGGTATGGATGATGTCGAAAAGACGAAGCCGGATCCAGAACCGATTTTACTTGCACTTAAACGTTTAGATGCTGATCGTGAGGAAGCCTTAATGATTGGTGATAACTATCATGACATAGTAGGCGGTCAAAATGCAGGGGTACATACGGCAGCTGTGGCGTGGTCGGCAAAAGGTGAGGCGTTTTTGCAAAAGTATCATCCGGATTATATGCTTCACCATATCTCCGATCTGCTTGCCATTGTTAATGGAGAAGGAAATTGA
- the trxB gene encoding thioredoxin-disulfide reductase codes for MSTEKIYDVIIVGAGPAGLTAAVYTSRGNLSTLMLERGAPGGQMATTEDIENYPGFDHILGPDLSTKMFDHARKFGADYAYGDVTDVVDGEEYKTIFVGQKEYKARTIIISTGAEYKKMGVPGEEELTGRGVSYCAVCDGAFFRGKEIIVVGGGDSAVEEGAYLTRFADKVTVIHRRDKLRAQKILQDRAFANEKMDFIWNSTIKEVNEKDGKIGSVTLISTEDGSEKEFETDGMFVYIGMDPLTAPFEKLGILDANGYVETNEIMETKVPGIYAAGDVREKLLRQIVTATGDGSIAAQAVQQYIEELKDKLSAKA; via the coding sequence ATGTCTACTGAAAAAATATATGACGTGATTATTGTTGGTGCAGGTCCTGCGGGATTGACTGCAGCAGTATATACATCGCGCGGTAATTTATCTACACTTATGCTCGAAAGAGGAGCGCCAGGTGGACAGATGGCTACAACGGAAGATATTGAAAACTACCCTGGATTCGATCATATATTAGGTCCTGATTTATCGACGAAAATGTTCGATCACGCGCGTAAGTTCGGTGCGGATTATGCATACGGCGATGTTACGGATGTAGTTGATGGAGAAGAATATAAGACAATTTTCGTCGGTCAGAAGGAATACAAAGCACGTACGATTATTATTTCGACTGGCGCGGAATATAAAAAGATGGGTGTACCGGGCGAAGAGGAGCTTACTGGCCGAGGTGTTAGTTATTGTGCGGTTTGTGATGGTGCATTTTTCCGAGGTAAAGAAATTATTGTCGTAGGCGGGGGAGACTCAGCGGTTGAAGAAGGCGCTTATTTAACAAGATTTGCTGACAAAGTAACCGTTATTCACCGTCGTGATAAGTTGCGTGCACAAAAGATTTTACAAGACCGTGCATTTGCCAATGAAAAAATGGATTTCATATGGAATTCGACGATAAAAGAAGTAAACGAAAAAGATGGTAAAATCGGTTCTGTCACATTGATTTCGACAGAAGATGGTTCAGAGAAAGAATTTGAAACCGATGGCATGTTCGTTTATATCGGCATGGATCCATTAACGGCCCCTTTTGAAAAACTTGGCATTCTCGACGCAAATGGCTACGTCGAAACAAATGAAATCATGGAAACAAAAGTACCTGGAATTTACGCTGCCGGTGATGTTCGTGAGAAACTATTACGTCAAATTGTTACAGCTACAGGTGATGGTAGCATCGCTGCACAAGCGGTACAACAGTATATTGAAGAACTTAAAGATAAGCTCAGTGCAAAAGCTTAA
- a CDS encoding DapH/DapD/GlmU-related protein, whose translation MRRTERYPTIGDANSLWHIYKTVPFFKVAKNFFVIQMSRYTPFISFKNFLFRTFLKMKVGEKTSFALMVMPDVMFPERIQVGDNSIIGYNTTILAHEYLIDEYRIGDVVIGKNVLIGANSTILPGVKIGDGAIVSAATLVNRDIPPGVFAGGNPVKIIFTKEQMEQRQSSRSNVP comes from the coding sequence TTGAGGCGGACAGAAAGGTACCCCACAATAGGAGACGCTAATTCACTTTGGCATATTTATAAAACTGTTCCTTTTTTTAAGGTAGCTAAAAACTTTTTTGTAATTCAAATGTCTAGGTATACGCCGTTTATTTCATTCAAAAACTTTTTGTTTCGGACGTTTTTAAAAATGAAAGTTGGGGAAAAAACATCATTTGCATTAATGGTCATGCCGGATGTTATGTTTCCTGAACGGATTCAAGTCGGCGACAACTCAATTATCGGGTATAATACGACGATTTTAGCGCATGAATATTTAATAGATGAATATCGAATTGGTGATGTTGTCATAGGAAAGAATGTATTAATCGGTGCAAATTCAACGATTCTTCCGGGAGTTAAGATTGGTGATGGTGCAATTGTCTCCGCGGCAACCCTTGTTAATCGAGATATACCACCCGGTGTTTTTGCCGGCGGTAATCCAGTAAAAATAATATTTACAAAAGAGCAGATGGAGCAACGTCAATCTTCACGGTCGAATGTGCCATGA